One genomic segment of Candidatus Latescibacterota bacterium includes these proteins:
- a CDS encoding SRPBCC family protein, whose amino-acid sequence MSTGTVRLQRVIKTTPAKLYRAFIDPDAMAKWLPPHGFTGKVHSMDARVGGAYSMSFTNFSTGGSHSFGGVFVEMVEGERLVYTDRFDDPNLPGEMKTTVTLRATPMGTELNVVQEGIPAMIPLEACYLGWQESLQLLTLLVEPEIPDGA is encoded by the coding sequence ATGTCCACAGGAACCGTCCGCCTGCAGCGGGTGATCAAGACGACTCCCGCCAAGCTCTACCGCGCCTTCATCGACCCCGACGCCATGGCCAAGTGGCTGCCGCCCCACGGCTTCACCGGCAAGGTGCACAGCATGGACGCGCGCGTCGGCGGCGCCTACTCCATGTCCTTCACCAACTTCTCCACGGGCGGCTCGCACAGCTTCGGCGGCGTGTTCGTGGAGATGGTCGAGGGCGAGCGGCTCGTCTACACCGATCGCTTCGACGACCCGAACCTGCCCGGCGAGATGAAGACCACCGTCACCCTCCGCGCGACGCCCATGGGCACGGAGCTGAACGTGGTGCAGGAGGGCATCCCCGCGATGATCCCGCTGGAGGCCTGCTATCTCGGCTGGCAGGAGTCGCTGCAGCTGCTGACGCTGCTGGTGGAGCCCGAGATCCCCGACGGCGCCTAG
- a CDS encoding sigma-70 family RNA polymerase sigma factor, which produces MSDERDVTELLLAWSGGDRQALDALVPRLYEELRRIAHAKLKHERPGHTLDTTALVNEAYLKLVQSERVQWDSRAHFLALAAQAMRNILVSYARRRNRQKRGGGALHVPLDDAAELPAAEAARILGLDAALDQLASLNARHARIVECRFFGGMTIEETAAVLETSTATVKRDWTVLRGWLQRELEREA; this is translated from the coding sequence ATGTCGGACGAGCGGGATGTCACCGAACTGCTCCTCGCCTGGAGCGGGGGCGATCGGCAGGCGCTGGACGCGCTGGTGCCGCGCCTCTACGAGGAGCTGCGCCGGATCGCACATGCCAAGCTGAAGCACGAGCGCCCCGGGCACACCCTCGACACCACCGCGCTGGTCAACGAGGCCTACCTCAAGCTCGTCCAGTCCGAGCGCGTGCAGTGGGACTCGCGCGCGCACTTCCTGGCGCTGGCCGCTCAGGCCATGCGCAACATCCTCGTGAGCTATGCCCGGCGACGGAACCGTCAGAAGCGCGGCGGCGGAGCGCTGCACGTGCCGCTCGACGACGCCGCCGAGCTGCCGGCGGCGGAGGCGGCGCGCATCCTCGGGCTCGACGCGGCGCTGGATCAGCTGGCGTCGCTGAATGCGCGCCACGCGCGGATCGTGGAGTGCCGCTTCTTCGGCGGCATGACGATCGAGGAGACGGCGGCCGTCCTCGAGACCTCGACGGCCACCGTCAAGCGTGACTGGACCGTCCTCCGCGGCTGGCTGCAGCGCGAGCTCGAGCGCGAGGCCTGA
- a CDS encoding T9SS type A sorting domain-containing protein, whose amino-acid sequence MRIKALGACVLLLLAANAFGQDYAMTIHLSGGGTVTIPHADIQRITFRDILTAVQEPDGGGQTPSRFRLLGSFPNPFNPSTTIAYALPAPARVAVRIYDAKGALVSTLFDATQTAGEHQVNWDGRDDRGARVASGVYFCAVAAGESTLSQQLLLVK is encoded by the coding sequence ATGAGAATCAAAGCGCTCGGCGCGTGCGTCCTGCTGCTGCTTGCAGCGAACGCCTTCGGGCAGGACTACGCCATGACCATCCACCTGAGCGGTGGCGGGACCGTCACGATCCCCCACGCAGACATCCAGCGCATCACCTTCCGGGACATCCTGACCGCGGTCCAGGAGCCCGACGGCGGGGGACAGACGCCCTCGCGTTTCCGCCTCCTCGGCAGCTTCCCCAACCCCTTCAACCCCAGCACCACGATCGCCTACGCGCTGCCCGCGCCGGCCAGGGTCGCGGTGCGGATCTACGACGCGAAGGGGGCGCTCGTCAGCACGCTGTTCGACGCGACGCAGACTGCCGGCGAGCACCAGGTCAACTGGGACGGCCGCGACGACCGCGGCGCCCGCGTCGCCAGCGGCGTCTACTTCTGCGCCGTGGCCGCGGGGGAATCCACCCTGTCCCAGCAGCTGCTGCTGGTAAAGTGA
- a CDS encoding FG-GAP repeat protein: MPSTTRPLPRGRGGAFSARLAALLLLSLLVRPALARETGEAERLMDAPLWITESDQALASLGISVSTAGDVNGDGYSDVVVGAYLYDDGETDEGAAFLYLGSAGGPSTVAAWTATGGQAGAKFGQSVAAAGDVNGDGYDDVIVGALAYDDGETDEGRVFLYLGGPDGLSATPAWTAESDQAGAFFGLPVATAGDVNGDGYADLLVGALLYDHGESDEGAAFLYLGGPAGPGASPDWIGECNVATSYYGSSLGTAGDVNGDGYDDVIVGAPQYTDGQTFEGAAFVYSGGPAGLSDLPLWIAESDQAVAHLGAAVAGAGDVNGDGYADVVVGAPLYDDGQSNEGKAFVYLGGPLGPSATPDWSAHSGQALAQFGASVATAGDVDGDGYADVAIGVPFWDDGQTDEGGVFVYEGDASGLDVVPRWIGEGGQTSALWLQRGHRRRRGRRRLLGPPRRRLPVRQRAAERGGRLRLCGRREHPRTEPRLDGPRQPGCRGPRALPGVRRRRERRRLLRPHRRLALLRRRPPERGPGAALPRIGRGAVDDARLGSRG; the protein is encoded by the coding sequence ATGCCCAGCACGACCCGCCCGCTTCCCCGCGGCCGCGGCGGAGCATTCTCCGCCCGGCTCGCGGCGCTCCTGCTCCTCTCTCTCCTGGTCCGGCCTGCGCTGGCGCGCGAGACGGGCGAGGCGGAACGCCTGATGGACGCGCCCCTGTGGATCACCGAGAGCGATCAGGCGCTGGCCTCGCTCGGCATCAGCGTGTCCACCGCAGGCGACGTCAACGGCGACGGCTACAGCGACGTCGTCGTCGGCGCCTACCTCTACGACGACGGCGAAACCGACGAAGGCGCGGCCTTTCTCTACCTCGGCTCCGCCGGCGGACCCTCCACCGTCGCCGCGTGGACAGCGACCGGCGGCCAGGCCGGCGCCAAGTTCGGCCAGTCGGTGGCCGCGGCTGGCGACGTGAACGGCGACGGCTACGACGACGTGATCGTCGGCGCGCTCGCCTACGACGACGGCGAGACCGACGAGGGCAGGGTCTTCCTCTATCTGGGTGGCCCGGACGGGCTGAGCGCGACGCCCGCCTGGACCGCCGAGAGCGATCAGGCCGGCGCGTTCTTCGGGCTGCCCGTGGCCACCGCCGGCGACGTCAACGGCGACGGCTACGCCGACCTCCTCGTCGGCGCGCTGCTCTACGACCACGGCGAGAGCGACGAAGGCGCGGCCTTCCTCTACCTCGGCGGACCGGCCGGCCCCGGCGCGAGCCCCGACTGGATCGGCGAGTGCAACGTGGCGACGTCCTACTACGGCTCGTCGCTGGGCACCGCGGGCGACGTCAACGGCGACGGCTACGACGACGTGATCGTCGGCGCGCCGCAGTACACGGACGGGCAGACCTTCGAAGGCGCGGCCTTCGTCTACTCCGGCGGGCCAGCGGGGCTGTCTGACCTGCCGCTCTGGATCGCGGAGTCCGACCAGGCCGTGGCCCACCTGGGCGCGGCGGTGGCCGGCGCGGGCGACGTGAACGGCGACGGCTACGCCGACGTCGTCGTGGGCGCGCCGCTCTACGACGACGGACAGAGCAACGAGGGCAAAGCCTTCGTCTACCTCGGCGGACCGCTGGGCCCGAGCGCAACGCCGGACTGGTCGGCGCACTCGGGGCAGGCGCTCGCGCAGTTCGGCGCCTCGGTGGCGACCGCCGGCGACGTTGACGGCGACGGCTATGCCGACGTCGCCATCGGCGTGCCCTTCTGGGACGACGGGCAGACCGACGAGGGCGGCGTCTTCGTCTACGAAGGTGATGCCAGCGGGCTCGATGTGGTGCCCCGCTGGATCGGCGAGGGCGGACAGACCAGCGCTCTATGGCTGCAGCGTGGCCACCGCCGGCGACGTGGACGGCGACGGCTACTCGGACCTCCTCGTCGGCGCCTACCAGTACGACAGCGGGCAGCTGAACGAGGGGGCCGCCTTCGTCTATGCGGGCGGCGGGAGCATCCCCGGACCGAGCCCCGGCTGGACGGCCCACGGCAGCCAGGCTGCAGAGGTCCTCGGGCACTCCCTGGCGTCCGCAGGCGACGTGAACGGCGACGGCTTCTCAGACCTCATCGTCGGCTCGCCCTACTTCGACGACGGCCCCCAGAACGTGGGCCGGGCGCGGCTCTACCTCGGATCGGCCGCGGGGCCGTCGACGACGCCCGACTGGGAAGTCGAGGGTGA
- a CDS encoding tetratricopeptide repeat protein, with amino-acid sequence MDAERWQRVQELVERALGQPPDARAAFLARACDDDPALRAEALSLLDACERSPEEPAPPSAWLQPLAAAPSPRLAENATLANRYRLQSLLARGGMGEVYEAWDEVLSIPVALKTLHLAAGSDDAYRRLKLEGLLARAVWHPNVCRHYALERHRGPDGDLWFLTMELLRGETLTARLRADGRLRGARALAVATQVARGLGAAHQAGVVHRDLKPGNVMLVDADGERQAVVMDFGIALADGAASDPLAIVGTPAYMAPEQLRGEAVGPAADLYALGLVLYELVTGALPLPGDGSRAAAERRLREDPPSPRQLVPDLDERWESAILGCLQRDPERRFASAEAVVAALTGSEAWAGAVGLERGRPVETALPAERDRFVGRAAEREQLRRALDGGARVATLLGAAGLGKTRLAIHFAREHAGGWPGGVVFCDFTEARSLDGVASAVAGALGVQLARGDAIAQLGHALAGRGRALMVLDNLEQIVDLVPATLGRWLDMAPEARFVATSRERLRLGDLEAAIELEPLEAEAGAALFADRARRLRPGLALDGQAAAAVGEIVRLADGLPLAIELASARVGVMDVPQIARQMRQRFSLLSGGSGSRHETLMAAIDASWELLKPWERSAWAQCAVFEGGFALDAAEHVIALDAHADAPWVVDVLGALVDKSLLRASAPLARATAGSPAPRFSLLPTLHEFARLRLDGASTDGERMPDAADVQVRHGAWYARFGERDAIALLRRRGTAAARHAVEPELENIAAACRRAIDRDDAPTAVANLRALWAVLALRGPFGEALALGRLALDRLHASAADALQVLRVLGQAAWYAGLPDEAGAHQQSLLAGAREQGDEALAAQALLDLAGFHVSRGQMEEGEAILQQALAAIAASGDHASEGQALSLLGVIHRGQGRMDAAREQLERALAAARGAGDRRLEGSVLVNLGLVLQDLGDSDGARRHYEEGLAAHREVGHRRFEGNAHDNLGALCLDQGHLVDARRHMEQALAIHRETGARFSEGITRINLGSLCHAEARPADARAQLDAALRIQREVGNRRMEGHVLGALGRLEQEFGLPQAARARYDAALVIHREQDDGRSEGYILTHLASLLNADATRDEARACLERAEPLLRQAEATLDLGLLLCVKAELAQGDGDPSLARTAIAEAQTLAERLGAEPGSEFGRMLARARKALASGSQKE; translated from the coding sequence ATGGACGCCGAGCGCTGGCAACGCGTGCAGGAACTGGTGGAACGGGCGCTGGGCCAACCGCCCGACGCGCGTGCCGCGTTCCTTGCGCGCGCCTGCGACGACGATCCCGCCCTCCGCGCCGAGGCGCTCTCCCTGCTCGACGCCTGCGAGCGCAGCCCCGAGGAGCCGGCCCCACCGTCCGCCTGGCTGCAGCCGCTCGCGGCCGCGCCCTCTCCCCGGCTCGCCGAGAACGCGACGCTCGCGAACCGCTACCGTCTGCAATCCCTGCTCGCCCGGGGCGGCATGGGCGAGGTCTACGAGGCCTGGGATGAGGTGCTGTCCATTCCGGTCGCGCTGAAGACGCTCCATCTGGCCGCGGGCAGCGACGACGCCTACCGCCGGCTCAAGCTCGAAGGTCTTCTGGCGCGCGCCGTGTGGCATCCCAACGTCTGTCGGCACTACGCGCTCGAGCGGCACCGGGGCCCGGACGGCGACCTGTGGTTTCTCACCATGGAGCTCCTGCGCGGGGAGACCCTCACCGCCAGGCTGCGGGCGGACGGCCGGCTGCGCGGCGCGCGCGCCCTGGCGGTCGCGACCCAGGTGGCCCGCGGACTGGGCGCTGCGCACCAGGCGGGCGTCGTGCATCGCGATCTCAAGCCGGGCAACGTGATGCTCGTCGACGCGGACGGCGAGCGTCAGGCCGTGGTCATGGACTTCGGCATCGCACTCGCCGATGGCGCGGCGTCGGATCCTCTCGCCATCGTCGGCACACCGGCCTACATGGCGCCGGAGCAGCTGCGGGGAGAGGCCGTGGGTCCCGCGGCGGACCTCTACGCGCTCGGCCTCGTGCTCTACGAGCTGGTCACCGGAGCGCTTCCCTTGCCCGGGGACGGATCCCGCGCCGCCGCCGAGCGACGGCTGCGCGAAGACCCGCCGTCGCCGCGGCAGCTCGTCCCCGACCTCGACGAGCGCTGGGAGTCGGCGATCCTCGGCTGCCTGCAGCGCGACCCCGAGCGGCGGTTCGCCAGCGCGGAAGCGGTGGTGGCGGCGCTCACGGGCTCCGAGGCCTGGGCCGGGGCCGTTGGACTCGAGCGGGGACGCCCGGTCGAAACTGCCCTTCCCGCCGAGCGCGATCGCTTCGTCGGCCGCGCCGCCGAGCGCGAGCAACTGCGCCGCGCCCTTGACGGTGGCGCGCGGGTCGCCACCCTGCTCGGCGCGGCCGGCCTGGGCAAGACGCGCCTGGCCATCCACTTCGCGCGCGAGCACGCGGGCGGCTGGCCGGGAGGCGTGGTGTTCTGCGACTTCACGGAGGCGCGGAGTCTCGACGGCGTCGCGTCCGCCGTGGCGGGCGCGCTCGGCGTGCAGCTCGCGCGCGGCGACGCGATCGCCCAGCTGGGCCACGCCCTCGCCGGACGCGGACGCGCGCTGATGGTCCTGGACAACCTCGAGCAGATCGTCGACCTCGTCCCGGCGACGCTCGGTCGCTGGCTCGACATGGCCCCCGAGGCGCGGTTCGTGGCCACCAGCCGCGAGCGGCTGCGCCTCGGCGACCTCGAGGCCGCGATCGAACTGGAGCCGCTGGAGGCGGAGGCGGGGGCGGCGCTCTTCGCGGACCGGGCGCGGCGCCTGCGGCCGGGACTGGCGCTCGACGGGCAGGCGGCTGCGGCCGTGGGCGAGATCGTCCGTCTCGCCGACGGCCTGCCCCTCGCCATCGAGCTGGCCAGCGCGCGCGTGGGCGTCATGGACGTCCCTCAGATCGCGCGGCAGATGCGGCAGCGCTTCAGCCTGCTCAGCGGCGGCAGCGGCTCGCGCCACGAGACGCTCATGGCGGCGATCGACGCGTCCTGGGAGCTGCTCAAGCCCTGGGAGCGCTCGGCCTGGGCGCAGTGCGCGGTGTTCGAGGGCGGCTTCGCGCTGGACGCCGCCGAGCACGTGATCGCGCTGGATGCGCACGCCGACGCGCCGTGGGTGGTGGACGTCCTGGGCGCGCTCGTCGACAAGAGCCTGCTGCGCGCGTCGGCGCCGCTCGCGCGGGCCACGGCAGGCAGCCCCGCGCCGCGCTTCTCGCTCCTGCCCACGCTGCACGAGTTCGCGCGGCTGCGGCTGGACGGCGCGAGCACCGACGGCGAGAGGATGCCCGACGCCGCGGACGTCCAGGTCAGACATGGCGCCTGGTACGCGCGCTTCGGGGAGCGGGACGCGATCGCGCTGCTTCGGCGGCGCGGAACCGCGGCCGCACGCCACGCCGTGGAACCCGAGCTCGAGAACATCGCCGCGGCCTGCCGGCGCGCGATCGACCGCGATGACGCGCCGACGGCGGTGGCCAACCTGCGCGCGCTGTGGGCGGTGCTGGCCCTGCGGGGGCCCTTCGGCGAGGCGCTCGCGCTGGGACGTCTCGCGCTCGACCGGCTTCATGCGTCTGCCGCCGACGCGCTGCAGGTGCTCCGCGTGCTGGGCCAGGCCGCGTGGTACGCCGGCCTGCCCGACGAAGCCGGGGCGCACCAGCAGTCGCTGCTGGCCGGAGCGCGTGAGCAGGGCGATGAGGCGCTTGCCGCGCAGGCCCTGCTCGACCTCGCGGGTTTTCACGTCAGTCGAGGCCAGATGGAGGAGGGCGAGGCGATCCTTCAGCAGGCGCTGGCGGCGATCGCGGCCAGCGGCGATCACGCGAGCGAGGGCCAGGCCCTCAGCCTGCTCGGCGTCATCCACCGCGGACAGGGGCGTATGGACGCGGCGCGCGAGCAGCTCGAACGCGCGCTGGCGGCGGCGCGCGGCGCCGGCGACCGGCGGCTCGAAGGCTCGGTGCTCGTCAACCTGGGACTGGTCCTGCAGGACCTCGGCGATTCGGACGGCGCACGCCGGCACTACGAGGAGGGGCTGGCGGCGCACCGCGAGGTGGGGCACCGTCGCTTCGAGGGCAACGCGCACGACAACCTCGGCGCGCTCTGCCTGGACCAGGGCCACCTCGTGGACGCGCGCCGTCACATGGAACAGGCCCTGGCCATCCACCGCGAGACGGGCGCGCGCTTCTCGGAGGGCATCACGCGCATCAATCTGGGCTCGCTTTGCCACGCCGAGGCGAGGCCGGCGGACGCGCGCGCGCAGCTCGACGCGGCGCTGCGCATCCAGCGTGAGGTCGGCAACCGCAGGATGGAGGGGCACGTGCTCGGCGCGCTCGGCCGGCTGGAGCAGGAGTTCGGATTGCCGCAGGCGGCGCGGGCGCGCTACGATGCCGCGCTGGTCATCCATCGGGAGCAGGACGATGGCCGTTCGGAAGGCTACATCCTCACCCATCTGGCGAGCCTGCTGAACGCGGATGCGACGCGGGACGAGGCGCGGGCCTGCCTCGAACGCGCCGAGCCGCTGCTGCGCCAGGCGGAAGCGACGCTGGATCTGGGCCTGCTCCTCTGTGTCAAGGCCGAGCTTGCGCAGGGCGACGGCGATCCGTCGCTCGCGCGAACGGCGATCGCGGAAGCCCAGACTCTGGCGGAACGCCTGGGCGCGGAGCCCGGCTCCGAGTTCGGACGCATGCTGGCGCGGGCGCGCAAGGCGCTGGCGTCTGGATCGCAGAAGGAGTGA
- a CDS encoding T9SS type A sorting domain-containing protein, with protein MLISAPELDSPDFAEGAAYLYYGNGGRGLDRRPRQARVDDAAPIGPRGLSDSGYLSRLKAQARSPQGRARVRLQAEIEPVGAPFDGAGLVTGPLADTGAPSGAGSAIRLSSVVGGLSPGSPYHWRLRILSDSPFFPHSRWLSPPDNAPLETHLRTRATTDVSEPDGGGIALLLEPPQPNPFSGSTRFGFALPRDAACRLAVYDVSGRRVALLADGVQTAGRHTLQWDGRDEHGATVPTGVYLLRFEAGDRRESRKVIRLR; from the coding sequence CTGCTCATCAGCGCGCCTGAGCTGGACAGTCCCGACTTCGCCGAAGGCGCCGCCTACCTCTATTACGGCAACGGCGGCCGGGGGCTGGATCGCCGTCCGCGGCAGGCGCGGGTGGACGACGCCGCGCCCATCGGCCCGCGCGGACTCTCCGACTCGGGCTATCTCAGTCGGCTCAAGGCACAGGCGCGCAGCCCGCAGGGTCGCGCCCGCGTGCGCCTGCAGGCGGAGATCGAGCCCGTGGGCGCGCCCTTCGACGGCGCCGGCCTCGTCACGGGTCCCCTGGCCGACACCGGCGCGCCATCCGGCGCGGGCAGCGCAATCCGCCTGAGCAGCGTCGTCGGCGGGCTGTCGCCGGGCTCGCCCTATCACTGGCGCCTGCGCATCCTGAGCGACTCGCCCTTCTTTCCTCATTCGCGCTGGCTGTCGCCGCCGGACAACGCGCCCCTGGAGACCCACCTGCGGACCCGGGCGACCACGGACGTGAGCGAGCCCGACGGCGGCGGGATCGCCCTCCTGCTCGAGCCCCCCCAACCGAACCCCTTTTCCGGAAGCACCCGGTTCGGCTTCGCGCTGCCACGCGACGCGGCCTGCCGGCTGGCCGTCTACGACGTGTCGGGCCGGCGGGTGGCCCTGCTGGCGGACGGCGTCCAGACGGCGGGGCGACACACGCTCCAGTGGGACGGCCGCGACGAGCACGGCGCCACGGTGCCCACCGGCGTCTATCTCCTTCGCTTCGAGGCAGGCGACCGCCGGGAATCGCGCAAGGTGATTCGACTCCGTTGA
- a CDS encoding dihydrofolate reductase family protein: MSKLRVSSFGLSLDGYGAGPDQSLENPLGVGGPEIMKWFMPTRVWQAMQGAEGGETGVDNGMAERSFANVGAWILGRNMFGPVRGPWPDESWRGWWGENPPYHVPVFVLTQHPRAPLVMEGGTRFHFVTEGIEEALRLAREAAGGRDVRLGGGVDTVRQYLRAGLVDTLHLAVGPVLLGAGESLWQGLDARALGYAVAETVQGERALHVMLKRAD, from the coding sequence ATGTCGAAACTGCGTGTCTCGAGCTTCGGGTTGTCCCTCGACGGCTACGGCGCCGGCCCCGATCAGAGCCTCGAAAACCCCCTGGGCGTGGGCGGGCCCGAGATCATGAAGTGGTTCATGCCCACGCGTGTCTGGCAGGCGATGCAGGGCGCGGAAGGCGGCGAGACCGGCGTCGACAACGGCATGGCCGAGCGCAGCTTCGCGAACGTGGGCGCCTGGATCCTGGGCCGCAACATGTTCGGGCCCGTCCGCGGCCCCTGGCCCGACGAGAGCTGGCGCGGCTGGTGGGGGGAGAACCCGCCCTACCACGTGCCGGTCTTCGTGCTCACGCAGCACCCGCGGGCGCCGCTGGTCATGGAGGGGGGCACGCGCTTCCACTTCGTCACCGAGGGGATCGAGGAGGCGCTGCGCCTGGCCCGCGAGGCCGCCGGCGGCCGCGACGTGCGGCTGGGCGGCGGCGTGGACACCGTGCGTCAGTATCTGCGCGCGGGGCTGGTCGACACGCTGCACCTCGCCGTGGGGCCGGTGCTGCTGGGCGCGGGGGAGTCGCTGTGGCAGGGCCTGGATGCCAGGGCGCTCGGCTACGCGGTCGCCGAGACGGTGCAGGGCGAACGCGCGCTGCACGTCATGCTGAAGCGCGCCGACTGA
- a CDS encoding carbohydrate-binding domain-containing protein, whose amino-acid sequence MKRLLALLLLALCVAPLAVAQEMDVLGLDGETDTYALDSIESVTFDLSGLRADGDLLRLHTQGGLVQLEVADIDSVTFAAGTLLRVHQALGVTSQFALADIDSITFANSADLTVTVDYAGGAVTVVNPLESAGVAVDVTGADVIVSGAAGMPGIVYALSGTTGDGMFKIYSDEDFTLRLDGVSIENLDGPAINVQADVTIGVALLGSSTLTDGVTYADPPNDEDQKAAFFSEGQLIFTGAGSLTVNGQGDDQHGLGSDDYIEVQGGTIIVTSAVKDGVHTNEGYFQHGGSVSVSADADGVDAGDGPVTIDAGTLTVLIADDDRDAVKCDGAITIAGGNTQLTVEGDQSKGLNAGSVLLTGGLLTIQTSGGVVLEASGAGFDPSYCTAIKADDLVELDGADVTVTTVGLAGRGVSCDGDIAIASGVLDISSSGDGGVYVNDVGLADAYHGPCLKADANVILTGGTITLSHSGSGGKGISGDFDLSIGVPGTGPTLNITTTGAPISIGGGDYAEAKAVSVDSTVTIDGGDITISSADDAIKSKRWLEVNGGLINIVNSVEGLESPNLFINGGEIHLTSTDDGLNATYGVDGEFNDGSNLTISGGYIHLYAPAGDAIDSNGNLTLAGGTLIVHGPPAQPEVGIDVNGTFRVDGGFTVVSQINSNMVETPSSQSTQRCVLLKTNTTLSAGTLFHIEDTGGGALVTFRPANRYSCILLSTVDLTAGTSYRVYTGGSCTGSELDGLYSGGTYSGGTLRTTFTSAGMVQTVNF is encoded by the coding sequence ATGAAGAGACTGCTTGCACTCCTGCTGCTCGCGCTTTGCGTTGCGCCGCTGGCCGTCGCCCAGGAGATGGACGTCCTCGGCCTTGACGGCGAGACCGACACCTACGCCCTCGACAGCATCGAGAGCGTCACCTTCGACCTCTCGGGCCTGCGTGCGGATGGCGACCTGCTTCGCCTGCACACCCAGGGCGGCCTGGTCCAGCTCGAGGTGGCAGACATCGACAGCGTGACCTTCGCGGCCGGCACGCTGCTGCGCGTTCACCAGGCGCTCGGCGTCACCAGCCAGTTCGCGCTGGCGGACATCGACAGCATCACCTTCGCCAACAGCGCCGACCTCACTGTGACCGTGGACTACGCCGGCGGGGCGGTGACCGTGGTCAATCCGCTGGAGAGCGCCGGCGTCGCGGTGGACGTGACCGGCGCCGACGTCATCGTGTCGGGCGCGGCGGGCATGCCCGGGATCGTGTACGCGCTGTCGGGAACCACCGGCGACGGCATGTTCAAGATCTACTCTGACGAGGACTTCACCCTGCGCCTGGACGGCGTCTCGATCGAGAACCTCGACGGCCCGGCCATCAACGTGCAGGCCGACGTGACCATCGGCGTCGCGTTGCTCGGCAGCTCGACGCTCACCGACGGTGTGACCTACGCCGATCCCCCCAACGACGAGGACCAGAAGGCGGCCTTTTTCAGCGAAGGGCAGCTCATCTTCACCGGCGCCGGCAGCCTGACCGTGAACGGTCAGGGTGACGACCAGCACGGCCTCGGCAGCGATGACTACATCGAGGTGCAGGGCGGCACGATCATCGTGACGAGTGCGGTGAAAGACGGCGTCCACACCAACGAGGGCTATTTCCAGCACGGCGGCAGCGTGAGCGTGAGCGCCGACGCCGATGGCGTCGACGCAGGCGACGGTCCGGTGACGATCGACGCCGGCACCCTCACCGTACTCATCGCCGATGACGATCGCGACGCGGTCAAGTGCGACGGAGCGATCACGATCGCGGGCGGCAACACGCAGCTCACGGTGGAGGGCGACCAGTCCAAGGGGCTGAACGCCGGCAGCGTGCTGCTCACCGGCGGCCTGCTGACGATCCAGACCAGCGGCGGCGTGGTGCTCGAGGCCTCCGGCGCGGGCTTCGACCCCTCCTACTGCACCGCGATCAAGGCCGACGATCTCGTAGAACTGGACGGGGCCGACGTCACTGTGACCACCGTCGGCCTGGCCGGCCGCGGCGTCTCCTGCGACGGCGACATCGCCATCGCGTCCGGTGTCCTGGACATCAGCTCCAGCGGCGACGGCGGTGTCTACGTCAACGACGTCGGCCTGGCGGACGCCTATCACGGGCCCTGCCTCAAGGCCGACGCGAACGTCATCCTGACGGGGGGGACGATCACCCTGTCCCACTCCGGGTCCGGCGGCAAGGGCATCTCCGGGGACTTCGACCTCAGCATCGGGGTGCCCGGCACCGGGCCCACGCTCAACATCACGACCACGGGCGCACCGATCTCCATCGGCGGCGGCGATTACGCCGAGGCCAAGGCCGTGTCCGTGGACAGCACGGTCACGATCGACGGCGGAGACATCACGATCTCGTCGGCCGACGACGCAATCAAGTCCAAGCGCTGGCTCGAGGTGAACGGCGGTCTCATCAACATCGTGAACTCGGTGGAGGGCCTCGAGTCGCCGAACCTGTTCATCAACGGCGGCGAGATCCACCTCACGTCCACCGACGACGGGCTCAACGCCACCTACGGCGTGGACGGCGAGTTCAACGACGGCAGCAACCTCACCATCAGCGGCGGGTACATCCACCTCTACGCGCCCGCAGGCGACGCGATCGACAGCAACGGCAACCTGACCCTTGCCGGCGGCACGCTGATCGTGCACGGGCCGCCCGCGCAACCCGAGGTGGGCATCGACGTCAACGGCACTTTCCGCGTGGACGGCGGGTTCACGGTGGTCTCGCAGATCAACTCGAACATGGTCGAGACGCCGAGCAGCCAGTCCACCCAGCGCTGCGTGCTGCTCAAGACCAACACGACGCTGAGCGCCGGCACGCTCTTCCACATCGAGGACACGGGAGGCGGCGCGCTGGTGACCTTCCGGCCGGCCAATCGCTACTCGTGCATCCTGCTCTCCACGGTGGACCTCACCGCCGGCACCAGCTATCGGGTCTACACGGGCGGCAGCTGCACCGGGTCGGAGCTGGACGGCCTCTACAGCGGCGGCACCTACTCGGGCGGCACGCTGCGGACGACCTTCACCTCCGCGGGGATGGTGCAAACCGTCAACTTCTGA